In Candidatus Pelagibacter ubique HIMB140, a single window of DNA contains:
- a CDS encoding NAD-dependent succinate-semialdehyde dehydrogenase: MYSKFGQFIDGKWQEAEKKETYDVINPATEEVIGKASKASSVDVQKALKSAEKGLKVWSNTTPWQRSYVIRKIADLMRERKDVLAKWLTLEVGKPLAEGVGEVGGGADIFEWNAEETKRIYGQTVQSRFPDTRVHVYYQPVGVVAALIPWNFPIILAARKISTALAAGCSVICKPDVITPGAVMELVNICKEAGVPDGVVNLLSGDPAEISNELLESDIIKKVSITGSTRVGKLILKKAADKVQRVTMELSGHSPFIVCDDVDMNKVADIAITAKFRNNGQVCISPNRFYIQENKKDEFLGAFMDRAKKLKIGNGMDEGVELGPLTTAKRLEEIEKLVETTKNEGADVLMGGQRPSDFNKGYFYEPTVFDNVKDDFTIMREEPFGPLVPVLTFKTFDEVIERANNNDLGLCSYLYTNNMDQANRGSEMLESGCVAVNTGAVAVAEAPFGGIKQTGYGREGGSMAIKDYLNVKYTHMALKV, encoded by the coding sequence ATGTATAGCAAATTTGGACAATTCATTGATGGAAAATGGCAAGAAGCAGAAAAAAAAGAAACCTATGATGTAATCAATCCTGCAACAGAAGAAGTGATTGGAAAAGCATCAAAAGCATCTTCAGTGGATGTACAAAAAGCATTAAAGTCAGCTGAGAAAGGTCTTAAAGTTTGGAGTAACACTACGCCATGGCAAAGATCATATGTCATTAGAAAAATTGCAGATCTAATGAGAGAGAGAAAAGATGTTCTTGCAAAATGGTTAACACTTGAAGTTGGTAAACCTCTTGCTGAAGGAGTTGGAGAAGTTGGTGGAGGAGCTGATATATTTGAGTGGAATGCCGAAGAAACAAAAAGAATTTACGGTCAAACAGTTCAAAGTAGATTTCCTGATACAAGAGTTCATGTTTATTATCAGCCAGTAGGTGTTGTGGCTGCTTTAATACCATGGAACTTTCCAATCATTTTAGCTGCAAGAAAGATTTCAACAGCACTAGCTGCAGGTTGCTCTGTAATTTGTAAACCAGATGTAATTACACCAGGTGCAGTTATGGAATTAGTTAATATTTGCAAAGAGGCAGGCGTACCTGATGGAGTGGTAAATTTGTTATCTGGTGATCCTGCAGAAATTTCAAATGAATTATTAGAGTCTGATATTATTAAAAAAGTATCAATCACTGGTTCAACAAGAGTTGGTAAATTAATATTAAAGAAAGCTGCAGATAAAGTTCAAAGAGTAACGATGGAACTTAGTGGTCACTCACCTTTTATTGTTTGTGATGATGTTGATATGAATAAAGTTGCAGACATTGCGATTACTGCAAAATTCAGAAACAATGGACAAGTTTGTATTTCTCCAAACAGATTTTATATCCAAGAAAATAAAAAAGATGAATTCCTTGGAGCTTTTATGGATAGAGCTAAGAAATTAAAAATCGGAAATGGTATGGATGAAGGTGTAGAGCTTGGTCCTCTTACAACTGCAAAAAGATTAGAAGAAATTGAAAAACTAGTTGAGACAACAAAAAATGAAGGAGCTGATGTTTTAATGGGAGGACAAAGACCTTCTGATTTTAACAAAGGTTATTTTTATGAACCAACTGTTTTTGATAACGTAAAAGATGATTTTACAATTATGAGAGAAGAACCATTTGGTCCTTTAGTGCCTGTTCTTACTTTTAAAACATTTGATGAGGTTATTGAAAGAGCAAATAATAATGATCTTGGTTTATGTAGTTATTTGTACACAAATAACATGGATCAAGCGAATAGAGGCTCTGAAATGTTAGAGTCTGGTTGTGTTGCTGTTAATACTGGGGCAGTTGCTGTAGCAGAAGCGCCTTTTGGTGGTATCAAACAAACTGGTTATGGACGTGAAGGTGGATCAATGGCGATCAAAGATTATCTAAACGTTAAATACACGCACATGGCATTAAAGGTATAA
- a CDS encoding HpcH/HpaI aldolase family protein, whose amino-acid sequence MRKNKIKQMMKDGKPVINGWCAIPSTASAEAMAHQGWDSLTIDMQHGLVDYSNALPMLQTISTTDVTPLARVNWNEPGQIMKILDAGCYGIVCPMVSNRKEAENFVQACMYPPDGYRSFGPVRGLIYGGADYADHANEEILKLAMIETKESLENLDEIMSTPGVDGIYIGPADLSLAIGEKPGFDRAETTKAYSEILRILEHAKKNNIFAGIHNGTTEYATKMIEKGFDFVTIASDLRALSAGAKATVDKMKGSLSKKDDDATY is encoded by the coding sequence ATGAGAAAAAATAAAATTAAACAAATGATGAAAGACGGTAAACCCGTCATTAATGGTTGGTGCGCAATTCCAAGTACTGCATCTGCAGAAGCAATGGCACATCAAGGTTGGGATTCATTAACTATAGATATGCAGCATGGATTAGTTGATTACAGTAATGCTCTTCCAATGCTTCAAACCATTTCGACAACAGATGTCACTCCACTTGCTAGAGTTAATTGGAATGAACCAGGCCAAATAATGAAAATTTTAGATGCAGGTTGTTATGGAATTGTTTGTCCAATGGTAAGTAATAGAAAAGAAGCTGAAAATTTTGTTCAAGCTTGTATGTACCCACCTGATGGTTATAGAAGTTTTGGTCCTGTTAGAGGATTAATTTATGGTGGTGCAGATTATGCAGATCATGCTAATGAAGAAATTCTTAAATTAGCAATGATAGAAACTAAAGAATCTTTGGAAAATTTAGATGAGATAATGTCTACACCAGGTGTTGATGGTATTTATATTGGGCCTGCAGACTTAAGTTTAGCAATTGGAGAAAAACCTGGCTTTGATCGAGCTGAAACTACAAAAGCTTATTCTGAAATTTTGAGAATTCTAGAACATGCAAAGAAAAATAATATTTTTGCAGGAATTCATAATGGTACAACAGAATACGCAACGAAGATGATTGAAAAAGGTTTTGATTTTGTTACGATAGCTTCTGATTTAAGAGCTTTAAGTGCTGGCGCTAAAGCAACTGTTGATAAGATGAAAGGTTCTTTGTCTAAAAAAGACGACGACGCTACTTATTAA
- a CDS encoding 3-methyl-2-oxobutanoate hydroxymethyltransferase: protein MKNVYTWAAKPAKRSTTVGDLIAAKGKRKFTQVTANTVDEAAAAEKAGFDMIIANAKNVIPVREGSKNLFLTAALVLNEFVTADDIMRGAFKALENGADAVMTPRSMDIVEMLAKEDVPVMGHLGLVPRKSTWIGGLRAVGKTANEAYELFQKFKRLEDAGAFSAECEVIPENVMGEISKRTDIVTVSLGSGRNADVMYLFMEDICGDTENPPRHSKAYGNLLKLRNEIKVERVKALKAFKKDSMAGKFPSKKQSSNLDKNQFEEFLNQLD from the coding sequence ATGAAGAATGTATATACATGGGCCGCAAAACCAGCCAAAAGATCAACTACAGTAGGTGATTTAATAGCAGCCAAAGGTAAAAGAAAATTTACTCAAGTCACTGCAAATACTGTTGATGAGGCTGCTGCAGCAGAAAAAGCTGGCTTTGACATGATTATTGCTAACGCTAAGAATGTTATTCCAGTTAGAGAAGGGTCAAAAAATCTTTTTTTAACTGCAGCTTTAGTTTTGAACGAATTTGTTACAGCAGATGATATTATGCGTGGAGCATTTAAAGCTTTAGAAAATGGTGCTGATGCAGTGATGACACCAAGAAGTATGGACATAGTAGAAATGCTGGCAAAAGAAGATGTGCCTGTTATGGGGCACTTAGGATTAGTTCCAAGAAAATCAACTTGGATAGGCGGACTTCGAGCAGTTGGTAAAACTGCAAACGAAGCTTATGAGTTATTTCAAAAATTTAAAAGATTAGAAGATGCAGGAGCTTTTTCTGCTGAGTGTGAAGTAATACCTGAAAATGTAATGGGAGAAATTTCTAAACGAACAGATATTGTAACTGTCTCTTTAGGATCTGGAAGAAATGCAGATGTGATGTATTTATTTATGGAAGATATTTGTGGTGATACCGAAAATCCTCCAAGACATTCTAAAGCTTATGGAAATTTATTAAAACTTAGAAATGAAATTAAGGTTGAAAGAGTTAAAGCTCTTAAAGCATTTAAAAAAGATTCTATGGCTGGAAAGTTTCCAAGTAAGAAACAATCCTCTAATTTAGATAAAAATCAGTTTGAAGAATTTTTAAATCAACTTGATTAA
- a CDS encoding MarR family transcriptional regulator — MKRQFKYPKNFEEQKKISKSTQKRITLAEISLGDFEGRLANDLLNWFSLTPQHWIMLHMVMLAYYKNKSITKNELLRVIEKSYLTSNVYIDTAIKKGYFRIIRNEKDKRSIFILPSVVTIKTFEEFIDRRDVLYKGI, encoded by the coding sequence ATGAAAAGACAGTTTAAGTATCCAAAAAATTTTGAAGAACAGAAAAAAATTTCAAAATCAACTCAAAAAAGAATTACATTAGCTGAAATTTCACTTGGAGATTTTGAGGGAAGGTTAGCAAATGATTTATTAAATTGGTTTTCTCTGACACCTCAACATTGGATTATGCTGCACATGGTGATGCTTGCTTATTATAAAAATAAATCTATTACGAAAAATGAACTATTAAGAGTTATAGAGAAATCTTATTTAACTTCTAATGTCTATATCGATACAGCAATCAAAAAAGGTTATTTTAGAATTATTAGAAACGAAAAAGACAAAAGATCAATTTTTATTTTACCATCAGTTGTTACCATTAAGACTTTTGAAGAATTTATTGATCGTAGAGACGTTCTTTATAAAGGTATTTAA
- a CDS encoding DUF1907 domain-containing protein gives MQLKIEKGTFTNHSLEDIANALKKGLSENFKNVEVEVVDCPNLREWDCPSEGISGNQKIIDVGGEPYMHDPNFIGAEFDYQEISKMIGSEKSYALGAGSGAMSCLDGHCGELVINENLITDESRSIIARVSPDKKCIVEKYSARKHGGLGNIYYTDGKQGKVIKIKIKGRSGNQGSLPQAMRSSLSNNLNLKENEHVAIAGVFRILEGKVRSHVQPDYKDIKHEYYDPKQMKCVKDFLQFYEPVGPKLQCYTVLWTGDPTGGELNLRESGEHTHFHSYEHDKDAGHYHFDVTPDEIEYEGYFNTASEVHRVNNIYKELLSKNSIE, from the coding sequence ATGCAATTAAAAATAGAAAAAGGAACTTTCACAAATCATTCACTTGAAGATATAGCGAACGCATTAAAAAAAGGACTTTCGGAAAATTTTAAAAATGTTGAAGTAGAAGTTGTAGACTGTCCCAATCTTCGTGAATGGGATTGTCCATCTGAAGGGATAAGCGGCAATCAAAAAATCATTGATGTTGGTGGTGAGCCGTACATGCATGATCCTAATTTTATCGGTGCTGAATTTGATTACCAAGAAATTTCTAAAATGATTGGATCAGAAAAATCCTATGCTTTAGGTGCAGGATCTGGTGCAATGTCGTGTTTAGATGGTCACTGCGGAGAATTAGTAATTAATGAAAATTTAATTACTGATGAGTCTAGATCTATAATTGCAAGAGTAAGTCCTGATAAAAAATGTATTGTTGAAAAATATAGTGCACGAAAACACGGTGGACTTGGAAATATTTATTATACAGATGGTAAACAAGGAAAAGTAATTAAAATAAAAATCAAAGGAAGATCAGGTAATCAAGGTTCACTTCCGCAAGCAATGAGGTCTTCATTATCAAATAATTTAAATCTTAAAGAAAATGAACATGTTGCTATCGCAGGTGTGTTTAGAATTTTAGAAGGAAAAGTAAGATCGCATGTTCAACCAGATTATAAAGATATTAAACATGAATACTATGATCCAAAACAAATGAAGTGTGTAAAAGATTTTCTTCAATTTTATGAACCTGTTGGTCCAAAATTGCAGTGTTATACAGTACTTTGGACTGGAGATCCTACAGGAGGAGAATTGAATTTAAGAGAGTCTGGTGAACATACGCATTTTCATTCTTATGAACATGATAAAGATGCTGGTCATTATCATTTTGATGTAACACCAGATGAAATCGAATATGAGGGATATTTTAATACAGCTTCAGAAGTGCATAGAGTAAATAACATTTATAAAGAGCTACTAAGCAAAAATAGTATTGAATAG
- a CDS encoding ketopantoate reductase family protein: MINKDLKVAVLGAGAMGCLFGGLLAEKGLNVTLIDVWKEHVDAINKDGLKMDGHGGDRIIKVNATSDPSSLDKMDAVIVMCKATALEPALNSIKNIIGEKTVFMSFQNGIGHEAIIQSIVGNEKVIGGTTTQASNILGPGHIMNHGALPSWIGEYEGGITERITEIADTFTAHNLEMIAAEDVKKRKWMKLFALTAIGPLSAIFDLHHTDLYVNNKANDVSRGLGKEIILETREVALADGVNVSEDECLFMFNKIVDSMQTNKSSMAFDVQYKRKTEIDFISGAVSKIGKKHGVKTPLNDLMYKMIKVKEGMYS, encoded by the coding sequence ATGATAAATAAAGATTTAAAAGTAGCCGTACTAGGCGCAGGTGCTATGGGCTGCCTGTTTGGAGGATTGCTAGCTGAAAAAGGTTTAAATGTAACTTTAATTGACGTTTGGAAAGAACATGTCGATGCAATTAATAAAGATGGTTTGAAAATGGATGGTCACGGTGGTGATCGTATAATTAAAGTTAATGCTACTTCAGATCCGTCATCGTTAGATAAAATGGATGCAGTGATTGTTATGTGTAAAGCTACTGCATTAGAACCAGCTTTAAATAGCATTAAAAATATTATTGGTGAAAAAACAGTATTCATGTCTTTTCAAAATGGAATTGGTCATGAAGCAATAATTCAAAGTATTGTTGGTAATGAAAAAGTAATTGGTGGAACAACAACACAAGCTTCTAATATTTTAGGACCAGGTCATATAATGAACCATGGCGCATTGCCTTCATGGATTGGTGAATATGAAGGAGGAATAACAGAAAGAATTACAGAAATAGCTGATACTTTTACTGCACATAATTTAGAAATGATTGCAGCTGAAGATGTTAAAAAAAGAAAATGGATGAAGCTTTTTGCTCTAACAGCAATTGGTCCTCTTTCAGCTATCTTTGATCTACATCACACCGATCTTTACGTAAATAATAAGGCTAATGATGTTTCAAGAGGACTTGGTAAAGAAATCATTTTAGAGACAAGAGAAGTAGCGCTTGCTGATGGAGTTAATGTTTCTGAGGATGAGTGTCTATTTATGTTCAATAAAATTGTAGATTCTATGCAAACTAACAAATCCTCAATGGCTTTTGATGTTCAATACAAAAGAAAAACAGAAATTGATTTTATAAGTGGTGCTGTTTCTAAAATTGGAAAAAAACATGGAGTAAAAACACCTTTAAATGACCTGATGTATAAAATGATCAAGGTTAAAGAAGGTATGTATAGTTAA
- a CDS encoding 2OG-Fe(II) oxygenase codes for MLKINRLKKIKSNFPVLVGDKVVEKNTCNLLIDEISKSKAFDDMIMGGRSRINKGSKNFNNYIKSSNNSAKLFKLFNSKAFYKKIETLFSKNFKDGSWTNTHKPKIFNQKKFTIKKKLNSSELKKLLGNNYTNPKVNLDIDFSVSKGGYRLRPHRDDITRLYNFLIYLTDIPKKNGGSLTIYRKKSKKNLRKSFRRFPKMSELEIVKAFTPKKGTVVFFQSTPNSYHGVKRFIEKNCPKRFFIYGSYALNKPVIWNYKGTAYYPHIISTKKKMLTSFHDANYLTTAPKN; via the coding sequence ATGCTTAAAATTAATCGATTAAAAAAAATTAAAAGTAATTTTCCTGTACTAGTTGGAGATAAAGTCGTTGAGAAAAATACTTGCAATTTATTAATTGATGAAATTAGTAAATCTAAAGCTTTTGATGACATGATAATGGGTGGTCGAAGCAGAATTAATAAAGGCTCAAAAAATTTTAATAACTATATTAAATCTTCAAATAATTCTGCAAAACTCTTCAAACTTTTTAATAGCAAGGCATTTTATAAAAAAATTGAAACTCTTTTTTCTAAAAATTTTAAAGATGGATCTTGGACAAACACTCACAAACCAAAAATATTTAATCAAAAAAAATTTACTATTAAAAAGAAATTAAATTCAAGTGAATTAAAAAAATTATTAGGAAACAATTACACTAACCCAAAAGTTAATTTAGATATTGATTTTTCAGTTTCTAAAGGAGGATACAGACTGCGTCCTCATAGAGATGATATTACGAGATTGTATAATTTCTTAATTTATCTAACAGATATTCCAAAGAAAAATGGAGGATCACTTACAATTTATAGAAAAAAATCAAAGAAAAATTTAAGAAAAAGTTTCAGGCGATTTCCAAAAATGAGTGAATTAGAAATAGTAAAAGCATTTACTCCAAAGAAAGGAACTGTGGTATTTTTTCAATCTACACCAAATTCTTATCATGGAGTTAAACGTTTTATAGAAAAAAACTGTCCAAAAAGATTTTTTATTTATGGAAGTTACGCACTCAATAAGCCAGTTATTTGGAATTATAAAGGAACAGCTTACTATCCACATATCATCAGTACGAAGAAAAAAATGTTAACTTCTTTTCATGATGCAAATTATTTAACAACTGCTCCTAAGAATTGA
- a CDS encoding phytanoyl-CoA dioxygenase family protein has translation MPNNLQKKLFEQGYLKVKNVLNYQRDLKPILNDMEFVMDCLIQKFAKKKDVKKVLNLDFKKKYSYISKLKIDDLDQYFNTRLPRDHVKKDSDYFATQSLWNLITNKNILDVVEKILGKEIMSNPVQNTRIKQPEKKLPKGSILDGLSGRTPWHQDAAVLSPKGQKLTDMVTVWIPFTKTTKKNGCMITVKKINKMGLLNHIAGYRGQVEIKDSKLLDKMEHIHLEADVGDVILLHKHSIHCSLPNRSNDFRISADLRYNVAGQPSGRDPLPNFYVRSKNKKNLKIQNFKQWLALWEKAKEKCIPRKYAFKYPLPTFKNSKRDLSKLL, from the coding sequence ATGCCAAATAATCTACAAAAGAAATTATTTGAACAAGGATATTTAAAAGTAAAAAATGTTCTTAACTATCAAAGAGATTTAAAGCCAATCCTTAATGACATGGAATTTGTAATGGATTGTTTGATCCAAAAATTTGCAAAAAAAAAGGATGTAAAAAAAGTTCTTAATTTAGATTTTAAAAAAAAATATTCTTATATATCGAAATTAAAAATTGATGATTTAGATCAATATTTTAATACTAGATTGCCAAGAGATCACGTTAAGAAAGATAGTGATTACTTTGCTACTCAATCTTTATGGAATTTAATTACTAATAAAAATATTTTAGATGTTGTTGAAAAAATTTTGGGAAAAGAAATCATGTCTAATCCTGTACAAAATACTAGAATTAAACAACCTGAAAAAAAATTACCAAAAGGTTCAATTTTAGACGGTTTAAGTGGAAGAACACCTTGGCATCAGGATGCTGCAGTTCTCAGTCCTAAAGGGCAAAAATTGACTGACATGGTTACTGTATGGATACCTTTTACAAAAACTACAAAAAAAAATGGGTGCATGATTACTGTTAAGAAAATTAATAAAATGGGATTATTAAATCATATTGCTGGTTATAGGGGCCAAGTAGAAATTAAAGACAGCAAATTACTAGATAAAATGGAACATATTCACTTAGAGGCAGACGTTGGAGATGTAATTCTTTTACACAAACATTCAATTCATTGTTCTCTGCCTAACAGATCAAATGATTTTAGAATAAGTGCAGACCTTAGATACAATGTAGCCGGTCAACCTTCTGGAAGAGATCCACTTCCAAATTTCTATGTAAGAAGTAAAAACAAAAAAAATCTCAAAATTCAGAATTTTAAACAATGGTTAGCTCTTTGGGAAAAAGCAAAAGAAAAATGTATTCCACGTAAATATGCCTTTAAATATCCTTTACCAACCTTTAAGAATAGTAAAAGAGATCTTTCAAAATTATTATAA
- a CDS encoding DMT family transporter → MNSVTTRVYSVDFFLAILGYSLFVIMDSIAKELTNYYHVTQIIFINSLSALLPILLYTQVRNSWKKIKTKNFFVHLVRAITLIISMGLFFLCINKLPLTTMYSIIFFTPFVLTIGSVIFLKEKVSWRRYTAILVGFIGTIIAIDPFGKEINNYVLLALLIPVFSSVGHLLVKKYGQSESVYSFLIIGKLILIVISGVITFELYIPMTKTDFFLNFNAGLLRGMGMIFIINSARHLPASIFANTQYVQLLIGALIGFYIFNEIPTWNIYLGNVFIIGAGIYIVLREIKLSRNIVSNSIRPTTISIKK, encoded by the coding sequence ATGAATTCAGTAACTACACGTGTCTACTCGGTAGACTTTTTTTTAGCAATTCTTGGCTATTCCTTATTTGTTATAATGGACTCTATAGCAAAAGAATTGACAAATTATTACCATGTAACACAAATAATATTTATTAATTCTTTATCGGCTTTACTGCCAATTTTACTTTACACGCAAGTTAGAAATTCCTGGAAAAAAATTAAAACAAAAAACTTTTTTGTACATTTAGTTAGAGCAATAACTTTAATAATTTCAATGGGATTATTTTTTCTTTGTATAAATAAACTTCCACTTACAACTATGTATAGTATTATCTTCTTTACACCATTTGTATTAACAATTGGTTCAGTAATCTTTCTAAAAGAAAAAGTAAGTTGGAGAAGATATACAGCAATATTAGTAGGTTTTATTGGAACAATAATTGCAATTGATCCTTTTGGGAAAGAAATAAATAACTATGTGTTATTAGCTTTATTAATACCTGTTTTTTCTTCAGTAGGTCATTTGTTGGTTAAAAAATACGGTCAATCAGAGAGTGTGTATTCATTTTTAATAATTGGAAAGTTAATTTTAATTGTTATTTCAGGTGTGATTACATTTGAGCTTTATATTCCAATGACTAAAACAGATTTTTTTTTAAATTTTAATGCAGGTTTATTAAGAGGAATGGGAATGATTTTTATTATAAACTCGGCTCGTCATCTTCCTGCTTCAATATTTGCAAATACACAATATGTTCAATTATTAATTGGTGCATTGATCGGTTTTTATATTTTTAATGAAATCCCTACTTGGAATATTTATTTAGGAAATGTTTTTATAATTGGTGCTGGAATTTATATTGTTTTAAGAGAGATAAAACTTTCTAGAAATATTGTTTCAAATTCAATAAGGCCAACAACGATTTCAATAAAAAAGTAA
- a CDS encoding hydroxyacid dehydrogenase, protein MAKILITEFINQDSLDDLNNTFEIKFDDKLWEKKEELKEIIKDYDGLIVRNKTQVTKDILSNANKLKFIGRLGVGLDNIDTEFCRTKNIHVQPATGMNADSVAEYVISSSMSLIKKIPMFHNGTIKGDWPRTTIKSSEINGKSIGIVGFGTIGRKVADYSLKNRLNVLAYDPYIKKLEDNEKNYKLSTLEDVFKNADIISLHLPLTEETKNLINKSSFSKMQKHPIIINTSRGSVVNENDLIDAYDQNLISGFALDVFENEPIKNDLYERITSEMNCILTPHISGVTTESNIRVSNFIVKKAIDFFK, encoded by the coding sequence ATGGCTAAAATATTAATAACAGAGTTTATTAATCAAGACAGTTTAGATGATCTAAATAATACTTTTGAAATCAAATTTGATGATAAGCTTTGGGAAAAAAAAGAAGAACTTAAAGAAATTATTAAAGATTATGATGGTTTAATTGTCAGAAATAAAACTCAAGTAACCAAAGATATTTTGTCTAATGCTAATAAATTAAAATTTATAGGAAGACTGGGTGTTGGTTTAGATAATATTGATACTGAATTTTGTAGAACCAAAAATATTCATGTACAACCTGCGACTGGCATGAATGCGGACTCTGTAGCTGAGTATGTGATTTCATCCTCGATGTCTTTGATAAAAAAAATTCCTATGTTTCATAATGGAACGATCAAAGGTGATTGGCCTAGAACAACTATTAAATCCTCTGAAATAAATGGAAAGTCTATTGGAATAGTGGGTTTTGGTACCATCGGCAGAAAAGTTGCTGACTATAGTTTGAAAAATAGACTGAATGTTTTGGCTTATGATCCTTATATTAAAAAATTAGAAGATAATGAAAAAAATTATAAATTATCTACATTAGAAGATGTATTTAAAAATGCAGATATTATTTCTTTACATTTACCATTAACAGAAGAGACTAAAAATTTAATCAATAAGTCTTCATTCTCTAAAATGCAAAAACATCCAATTATAATCAATACCTCAAGAGGTAGTGTTGTAAATGAGAATGATCTTATAGATGCTTATGATCAAAATCTAATTTCAGGATTTGCATTAGATGTGTTTGAAAATGAACCTATTAAAAATGATTTATACGAAAGAATCACATCTGAAATGAATTGTATTTTAACTCCTCATATTTCAGGTGTTACTACAGAGTCAAATATTAGAGTTAGTAATTTTATAGTGAAAAAGGCAATCGATTTTTTTAAGTAA